The Paeniglutamicibacter sulfureus genome includes a region encoding these proteins:
- a CDS encoding carbohydrate kinase family protein, producing the protein MLTVIGEALVDVLSGGISAPRTFVGGSPLNVAVGLAKLGHPVTFIGRWGDDEFGAKILHALESNNVRHICGPDDHPTSTARGILDPVGAASYTFDVHWDLPELPAGTPALADAQLVHTGSLATLVEPGAGKVLRLIEAARPHATITYDPNIRPSLITDHGQAVANVERFVALADVVRASDSDLEWLYPHRSVEETAAAWLASGPAMIVATYGSAGPWGLVEAGTASAKAPVVDVADTVGAGDSFISAMISALEVRGLLGSARREALHQLDTATLTEVLDYAARAAAITVSRPGANPPTRNEIH; encoded by the coding sequence GTGCTGACGGTCATAGGCGAGGCCCTGGTCGATGTGCTTTCCGGCGGCATCAGCGCGCCACGGACCTTCGTCGGCGGCAGCCCGCTAAACGTCGCGGTGGGCCTGGCCAAGCTGGGACACCCCGTGACATTCATTGGACGCTGGGGGGACGACGAATTCGGCGCGAAGATCCTGCACGCGCTGGAATCGAACAACGTGCGGCACATCTGCGGACCCGACGACCACCCGACCTCCACCGCGCGCGGCATCCTGGACCCCGTGGGCGCCGCCAGCTACACCTTCGACGTGCACTGGGACCTGCCGGAGCTGCCCGCGGGCACCCCGGCGCTGGCCGACGCCCAGTTGGTTCACACCGGTTCGCTGGCCACGCTCGTGGAACCGGGCGCGGGCAAGGTGCTGCGCCTCATCGAGGCGGCCCGACCGCACGCCACCATCACCTACGACCCCAACATTCGGCCTTCGCTGATCACCGACCACGGCCAGGCCGTCGCGAACGTCGAGCGCTTCGTGGCGCTTGCCGACGTGGTGCGGGCCTCGGACTCCGACCTGGAATGGCTCTACCCGCACCGCAGCGTGGAGGAGACAGCGGCGGCCTGGCTGGCCTCCGGACCGGCAATGATCGTGGCCACCTACGGTTCGGCAGGCCCGTGGGGCCTGGTCGAGGCCGGCACCGCAAGCGCCAAGGCACCGGTTGTCGATGTCGCCGACACCGTGGGCGCCGGGGATTCGTTCATCTCGGCAATGATTTCCGCCCTTGAGGTCCGCGGGCTGCTGGGCAGCGCGCGGCGCGAGGCCCTGCACCAGCTGGACACCGCCACGCTCACCGAGGTCCTTGACTACGCGGCCAGGGCCGCCGCCATCACCGTCTCGCGGCCCGGCGCCAACCCGCCGACCCGGAACGAAATCCACTAA
- a CDS encoding substrate-binding domain-containing protein, which translates to MTGLKIAYVPGVTPGKWLSRWNERYPQNPLLALRYDGGEILARLKNGESDIVFVRFAAGSSPKTPAVHVIPLYEEQQVVCAPKDHDIELHEDVVPLAEIQNENFLDLADYPESVGGTAMAMEVCSSGAGLLVLPLGVARLHSRKDVVHRELSGVPQTAIGIAWLAPEGDDPTDPVIEEFIGVVRGRGENSSRQASVAQKQQEQAAEARKKRQAADSEAAKNAKSTKNAQKKSGARAGRPGAKRGSKPASRGRKR; encoded by the coding sequence GTGACAGGACTAAAAATCGCCTATGTACCGGGTGTCACGCCCGGCAAATGGCTGAGCCGGTGGAACGAACGCTATCCACAAAACCCCTTGCTTGCCCTGCGCTACGACGGCGGGGAGATCTTGGCGCGCCTGAAGAACGGCGAATCGGACATCGTCTTCGTCCGCTTTGCCGCAGGCTCCTCGCCCAAGACCCCCGCGGTCCACGTGATACCGCTCTATGAGGAGCAACAGGTCGTCTGTGCTCCAAAGGACCACGACATCGAGCTGCATGAAGATGTGGTTCCCCTCGCCGAGATCCAAAACGAGAACTTCTTGGACCTTGCCGACTACCCGGAATCCGTTGGCGGGACGGCCATGGCCATGGAGGTGTGCTCCTCCGGGGCGGGCCTGCTGGTGCTGCCCCTGGGCGTGGCGCGACTGCACAGCCGCAAGGACGTCGTGCACCGGGAACTGTCCGGCGTCCCGCAAACCGCCATCGGCATCGCCTGGCTGGCCCCGGAGGGCGACGACCCCACGGACCCGGTGATCGAGGAATTTATCGGGGTGGTGCGCGGCCGCGGGGAAAATTCCTCACGGCAGGCATCGGTGGCGCAGAAGCAGCAAGAGCAAGCTGCAGAGGCGCGCAAGAAGCGGCAGGCCGCCGACTCCGAGGCCGCCAAAAACGCGAAAAGCACCAAGAACGCCCAGAAGAAGTCAGGCGCACGCGCGGGTCGCCCGGGTGCCAAGCGCGGGTCGAAGCCTGCCTCCCGGGGGCGCAAACGCTGA
- a CDS encoding glycerophosphodiester phosphodiesterase family protein, which translates to MDSARVGTAPFLLNTVGSAMAGSPLAFSHRGFAPDGAENTLKAFAAAHDLGFGYLETDVRATRDGVLVVFHDEDLARLAGEKRKLADCTMAELSGLRIAGEPIPTFDELLRAFPQAHFNVDVKDAASAALLADAIAGHDAHSRVLVASFGGRRRRKVQHLLAREGLPGPAVAASPGVMGTAAAVLLAKLGPPRLPRAAFRELAALQVPERRGPVRVVTPRFISKAHAAGLQVHVWVVNGESDMHRLLEMGVDGLMSDRADTLARVMAERGCWPQNGHAG; encoded by the coding sequence ATGGACTCCGCACGTGTCGGCACCGCACCCTTCCTGCTGAACACCGTCGGCTCCGCGATGGCCGGCTCACCGCTGGCGTTCTCCCACCGCGGCTTCGCGCCCGACGGGGCGGAAAACACGCTGAAGGCTTTTGCCGCGGCGCACGACCTGGGGTTCGGCTACCTGGAGACCGACGTCCGTGCCACCAGGGACGGGGTGCTGGTGGTGTTCCACGACGAGGATCTGGCCCGGCTTGCCGGGGAGAAGCGCAAGCTGGCCGACTGCACCATGGCCGAACTTTCCGGACTGCGGATTGCCGGCGAACCGATTCCCACCTTCGACGAGCTGCTCCGGGCGTTCCCGCAGGCGCACTTCAACGTCGATGTGAAAGATGCCGCCTCCGCCGCGCTACTGGCCGATGCCATTGCCGGCCATGACGCGCACTCGAGGGTGCTCGTCGCCTCCTTCGGAGGTCGGCGCCGGCGCAAAGTCCAGCACCTGCTCGCCCGCGAGGGGCTCCCCGGACCGGCTGTCGCCGCCAGCCCGGGCGTGATGGGGACCGCGGCGGCCGTCCTGTTGGCCAAGCTTGGCCCGCCGCGGCTGCCACGTGCGGCATTCCGGGAGTTGGCGGCCCTGCAGGTCCCCGAACGTCGCGGACCCGTCCGGGTGGTGACGCCGAGGTTCATCTCCAAGGCCCACGCCGCCGGGCTGCAGGTCCATGTGTGGGTCGTCAACGGGGAGTCGGACATGCACCGGCTGCTGGAAATGGGTGTCGACGGGCTCATGAGCGATCGCGCCGACACCCTGGCCCGGGTCATGGCCGAACGCGGCTGCTGGCCGCAAAACGGGCACGCCGGCTGA
- a CDS encoding DUF5997 family protein, with protein sequence MSEKTPQNMKPATAAKKLGIYLPAAPAEFQEGPVSRAELDELLANPPEWLEELRANGPHPRPVVAHKLNVSISGLARAEITEALTTKEIEALLADRPEWLQEERASLAAVRAEEKRVRDAAAAKGDRS encoded by the coding sequence ATGAGCGAGAAAACCCCACAGAACATGAAGCCGGCGACTGCCGCAAAGAAATTGGGCATCTACCTGCCCGCAGCTCCGGCCGAGTTCCAGGAGGGTCCGGTGTCCCGGGCCGAGCTCGACGAATTGCTGGCGAACCCGCCTGAGTGGCTTGAGGAATTGCGGGCCAACGGCCCGCATCCGCGCCCGGTCGTGGCGCACAAGTTGAATGTCTCGATTTCCGGCCTGGCCCGGGCGGAAATCACCGAGGCGCTGACCACCAAGGAAATCGAGGCGTTGCTGGCTGATCGTCCGGAGTGGCTGCAGGAAGAGCGTGCCTCACTCGCCGCGGTGCGCGCCGAGGAAAAGCGCGTCCGTGATGCTGCGGCCGCCAAGGGCGACCGCAGCTAA
- a CDS encoding carbohydrate ABC transporter permease, translating to MSTLAKATPLTPEPANGTSRRLRTASLAKSRLTNKWATLAALVIAALWTIPTIGLLVSSFRPAQLVRTTGWWTIFENPGFTTQNYTDVLQAGNSQLTMAGSFINSIAITLPATVIPLLLATMAAYAFAWMRFPGRDLLFILVFALQIVPIQMALVPLLRLFAAGELFGYPVIGAFGQAGYAQVWIAHTIFGLPLAIFLLHNFIAEIPNEIIEAARVDGASHGQIFFRIVLPLCAPAIAAYSIFQFLWVWNDLLVALIFADGPVAPITKLLAEITGTRGQDWHLLTAGAFLAIIVPLTVFFALQRYFVRGLMAGSAKG from the coding sequence ATGTCCACGCTTGCCAAGGCCACGCCCTTGACCCCCGAACCGGCCAACGGGACTTCCCGGCGCCTCCGAACCGCCTCCCTGGCCAAGTCCCGGCTGACGAATAAATGGGCCACGCTAGCGGCGCTGGTGATTGCCGCGCTGTGGACCATCCCTACCATCGGCCTGCTGGTCTCCTCCTTCCGGCCGGCACAGCTGGTGCGCACTACCGGTTGGTGGACGATCTTTGAAAACCCGGGTTTCACCACCCAGAACTACACCGACGTCCTGCAGGCCGGTAACTCGCAGCTGACCATGGCCGGGTCGTTCATCAACTCCATCGCGATCACCCTGCCGGCCACGGTGATCCCGCTGCTGCTGGCCACCATGGCCGCCTATGCGTTTGCCTGGATGCGCTTCCCCGGCAGGGACCTGCTCTTCATCCTGGTTTTCGCGCTGCAGATCGTGCCGATCCAGATGGCGTTGGTGCCGCTGCTGCGGCTGTTCGCGGCCGGGGAGCTCTTCGGTTACCCGGTCATCGGGGCGTTCGGCCAGGCCGGCTACGCGCAGGTGTGGATCGCGCACACGATCTTCGGGCTGCCGCTGGCGATCTTCCTGCTGCACAACTTCATTGCCGAGATCCCCAACGAGATCATCGAGGCGGCCCGGGTGGACGGAGCCAGCCACGGGCAGATCTTCTTCCGGATCGTGCTGCCGCTTTGTGCCCCGGCCATCGCCGCGTACTCGATCTTCCAGTTCCTCTGGGTCTGGAACGACCTGCTGGTCGCGTTGATCTTCGCGGACGGCCCCGTCGCACCGATCACCAAGCTGCTGGCGGAAATCACCGGGACCCGCGGGCAGGATTGGCACCTTCTCACCGCCGGGGCGTTCCTGGCAATCATCGTGCCGCTGACGGTGTTCTTCGCCCTGCAGCGCTACTTCGTCCGCGGCCTCATGGCGGGATCCGCCAAGGGCTAG
- a CDS encoding enoyl-CoA hydratase/isomerase family protein, with translation MDFGTYETLLVEQRGNALLVTINQPASMNALAAAVVEDLHALTGVLADIGTDARWPVRGIIVTGAGDKSFVAGANIVEMNAMDPQAALAYGRRMHEVTLRLEALPVPVIAAVNGFALGGGCELAMACDFLYASANASFGQPEVNLGLVPGFGGSVRLQQRVGIGMARELIYTGRRIKAAEALRIGLVNRVLEDNAALLAAAEETIAEIAGKAPTAVANVKNALNEIAGLNVVDGLEAEARSFVKAFETEDSVVGRAAFVAKSAPEFPGR, from the coding sequence ATGGATTTCGGGACCTACGAGACATTGCTCGTCGAGCAGCGCGGCAATGCCCTGCTCGTGACCATCAACCAGCCGGCCTCGATGAATGCACTGGCCGCCGCCGTGGTCGAGGACCTGCATGCGCTGACCGGGGTACTGGCCGACATCGGCACCGATGCACGGTGGCCCGTGCGCGGCATCATCGTTACCGGCGCCGGGGACAAGTCCTTCGTGGCCGGCGCCAACATCGTGGAGATGAACGCCATGGACCCTCAGGCCGCCTTGGCCTACGGGCGGCGCATGCACGAGGTCACGTTGCGCCTGGAGGCGCTGCCGGTACCCGTGATCGCCGCCGTCAACGGCTTCGCCCTGGGCGGTGGCTGCGAGCTGGCCATGGCCTGCGATTTCCTCTACGCCTCGGCGAACGCCAGCTTCGGCCAGCCGGAGGTCAACCTCGGATTGGTTCCGGGCTTCGGCGGATCCGTGCGCCTGCAGCAGCGCGTGGGCATCGGCATGGCCCGTGAACTGATCTACACGGGCCGGCGCATCAAGGCCGCCGAGGCCCTGCGCATCGGGCTGGTGAACCGGGTGCTTGAGGACAACGCGGCGCTGCTTGCCGCCGCCGAGGAAACCATCGCGGAGATCGCCGGCAAGGCCCCGACCGCGGTGGCCAACGTGAAGAACGCGCTCAACGAGATTGCCGGGCTGAACGTGGTCGACGGGCTCGAGGCCGAGGCCCGCTCCTTCGTCAAGGCCTTCGAGACCGAGGACTCGGTGGTGGGACGCGCCGCCTTCGTGGCGAAGTCGGCCCCCGAGTTCCCGGGCCGCTAG
- a CDS encoding dienelactone hydrolase family protein — protein sequence MASQTPHQNVSFPSEGQRAHGYLALPEAGQGPGVIVIQEWWGLTDHIRDVADRLAAEGFVALAPDLFGGSVAHDGAEAAEMMSNLPEELGAKLLAGAVDYLLGLEAVTSSTAGTIGFCMGGGFVLALAAQQGKKISAAVPFYGVGQGVPQSYAGVRAQVQGHYANEDSSYPVAKAHAQEAQIREESGAEVVFHYYDAPHAFHNDANPSGNYRPEAARLAWDRSVDFLRQNIS from the coding sequence ATGGCGTCCCAGACACCGCACCAAAACGTTTCGTTTCCCTCCGAGGGACAGCGTGCACACGGATATCTCGCGTTGCCAGAAGCCGGCCAGGGCCCGGGCGTTATCGTCATCCAGGAATGGTGGGGATTGACTGACCACATCCGGGACGTGGCCGACCGCCTGGCTGCCGAGGGTTTCGTTGCCCTTGCGCCGGATCTCTTCGGCGGATCGGTCGCCCACGACGGGGCAGAGGCCGCGGAAATGATGTCGAACCTGCCCGAGGAACTCGGTGCGAAGCTGCTGGCGGGCGCCGTCGACTACCTGCTTGGCCTCGAAGCCGTCACCAGTTCGACCGCGGGAACCATCGGATTCTGCATGGGCGGCGGTTTTGTGCTGGCCCTTGCCGCCCAGCAGGGGAAGAAAATCTCCGCCGCCGTCCCCTTCTATGGCGTCGGACAGGGTGTTCCACAGAGCTATGCAGGGGTGCGGGCCCAGGTCCAGGGGCACTACGCCAATGAGGACTCGTCCTACCCGGTGGCGAAGGCGCATGCCCAGGAAGCCCAGATCCGCGAGGAATCCGGTGCCGAGGTCGTGTTCCACTACTACGATGCCCCGCATGCCTTCCACAACGATGCAAACCCTTCGGGCAACTACCGGCCCGAGGCCGCGCGCCTGGCATGGGACCGGTCGGTGGACTTCCTCCGGCAGAATATTTCCTAA
- a CDS encoding alpha/beta hydrolase, producing MLHVYGRHASQYAELWLPETRLHDVVAVIVHGGFWRQAYGAELGRPLAADLAARGIVAWNLEYRRMAGGDGGYPETFMDVATGIDALGAALAQAGIEDGPRIGIGHSAGGHLALWAAGRSLLPAGAPGALPEGSRSLDGVVSQAGVLDLGLAHRLSLGNDAAGELMGCSPESGAAAWLAADPAARDLPAVPLVMLHGRADADVPVELARSFASRAVAAGARVDYREYDGDHYGLISPGDPAWEATVEALLEVGGGAARGEEPHKLPLYRLPTGILKSSPPEKR from the coding sequence GTGCTGCACGTCTACGGGCGGCACGCCAGCCAGTACGCCGAATTGTGGTTGCCGGAGACCCGGCTGCACGACGTGGTTGCCGTGATCGTGCACGGAGGCTTCTGGCGACAGGCCTATGGCGCCGAACTGGGCCGCCCGCTGGCGGCAGACCTGGCCGCCCGCGGCATCGTGGCATGGAACCTTGAATACCGCCGCATGGCCGGGGGAGACGGCGGCTATCCGGAGACCTTCATGGACGTCGCCACCGGCATCGACGCGCTGGGTGCAGCGCTGGCCCAGGCGGGCATCGAGGACGGCCCCCGGATCGGCATCGGGCATTCGGCCGGCGGGCACCTGGCGCTCTGGGCCGCGGGCCGCTCCCTGCTGCCCGCCGGTGCTCCCGGCGCGCTGCCGGAGGGCAGCAGGTCCCTGGACGGGGTGGTGTCGCAGGCAGGGGTGCTTGACCTGGGCCTGGCCCATCGGCTGTCCCTGGGCAACGACGCGGCGGGCGAGCTGATGGGCTGTTCCCCGGAATCCGGCGCGGCGGCCTGGTTGGCTGCCGATCCCGCCGCCCGCGACCTGCCCGCGGTGCCGCTGGTGATGCTGCACGGCCGGGCGGACGCCGACGTGCCGGTGGAACTGGCCCGCTCCTTCGCCTCCCGGGCCGTGGCAGCCGGGGCGCGCGTCGACTACCGGGAGTACGACGGGGACCACTACGGGCTGATCTCCCCGGGCGACCCCGCCTGGGAGGCCACCGTGGAGGCCCTGCTGGAAGTCGGCGGCGGCGCTGCGCGGGGCGAGGAGCCTCACAAACTGCCTCTCTACCGGCTACCGACCGGTATATTGAAGTCGTCACCCCCGGAAAAACGATGA
- a CDS encoding HAD family hydrolase yields the protein MRLVASDLDGTIIRADGTISPRTIEAFKHARESGMHIVFVTGRPVRWLEPVRAAFGHLGTVICSNGAVLYDLETERLLSAETIEPELLIETRRIILHAEPSATFAAETTRGLHLGSGFADSAETSRIQTFDALDLRSESLREEGVVKFLAKSRTRNADDFMAAVAADLDHLVSVTHSAFDVSLLEMAHVDVNKSVALAAYAAGLGIDPGEVVAFGDMPNDLQMLAWAGHGYAMASGHASALDAAAYRAPGVEDDGVACILEGILARNGHVPEPG from the coding sequence GTGCGGTTGGTCGCCAGCGACCTGGACGGAACCATTATTCGCGCGGACGGGACGATTTCCCCGCGCACCATCGAGGCCTTCAAGCACGCCCGCGAGTCGGGCATGCACATCGTGTTCGTCACCGGACGGCCGGTGCGCTGGCTCGAACCGGTCCGCGCGGCATTCGGCCACCTGGGCACCGTGATCTGCTCCAACGGAGCGGTGCTCTACGACCTGGAGACCGAGCGGCTGCTCAGCGCCGAAACCATCGAGCCCGAGCTGCTCATCGAAACCCGCCGGATCATCCTGCACGCCGAACCAAGCGCCACCTTCGCCGCGGAAACCACCCGCGGCCTGCACCTGGGTTCCGGCTTCGCCGACAGCGCCGAGACCTCCCGGATTCAAACCTTTGACGCCCTTGACCTGCGCTCGGAGTCGTTGCGCGAGGAGGGAGTGGTGAAGTTCCTGGCCAAGTCGCGCACCCGGAATGCCGACGACTTCATGGCTGCCGTTGCCGCGGACCTTGACCACCTGGTCTCGGTGACCCACTCCGCGTTCGATGTCTCGCTGCTGGAAATGGCACACGTGGATGTCAACAAGTCGGTGGCGCTGGCCGCATACGCCGCGGGCCTGGGGATCGACCCGGGGGAAGTCGTCGCGTTCGGGGACATGCCCAACGACCTGCAGATGCTGGCCTGGGCCGGTCACGGGTACGCGATGGCCTCCGGGCACGCATCGGCGCTGGACGCAGCCGCCTACCGGGCGCCGGGGGTGGAGGACGACGGGGTCGCCTGCATCCTGGAGGGCATCCTTGCGCGCAACGGCCACGTACCGGAACCGGGCTAG
- a CDS encoding universal stress protein — MAETIIVGVDGSETAQRAAERAARIATSMDAELVVVTAHTSDNTEVVKIGTDTWILDDAEQAGKVAEQCAAGLRITEPTAKITAAAAHGKPQEVLVAEAERLNATLIVVGNVGMKGLGRVLGSVATSVAHAAPCDVYIVKTVK, encoded by the coding sequence ATGGCAGAAACCATCATCGTCGGTGTTGACGGCAGCGAAACCGCACAGCGTGCAGCAGAACGCGCGGCGCGCATCGCCACCAGCATGGATGCGGAACTCGTCGTCGTGACCGCCCACACTTCGGACAACACCGAGGTCGTGAAGATCGGCACCGACACCTGGATCCTTGACGACGCGGAGCAGGCCGGAAAGGTCGCCGAGCAGTGCGCTGCAGGCCTGCGCATCACCGAGCCGACCGCCAAGATCACCGCAGCCGCGGCGCACGGCAAGCCGCAGGAAGTATTGGTTGCCGAGGCCGAGCGCCTGAACGCCACGTTGATCGTTGTCGGCAATGTCGGCATGAAGGGCCTGGGGCGCGTTCTTGGCTCCGTGGCCACCTCAGTGGCACACGCAGCCCCATGCGATGTCTACATCGTCAAGACGGTCAAGTAG